The window AAGTTGCTATCACAAAATTTAATTGTGCACAATACATTTAGCGCCGACCTATCGATTGTTTTTCAAATTAAATTGTGCAAAACTCAAAACAGCTAAAAAATAACAGGGGCTTTTCTAATGGAAAACGATGCGCTTCTCAGGTTGGATAACCAGCTTTGTTTCGTTCTTTATGCCTGTTCGCGAGGATTGACCAAGACCTATCGGCCCCTGCTGGCCAAGCTGGACATTACCTACCCGCAATATCTGGTCATGCTGATTTTATGGGAAAAGGACGGGGTCAGCATCAAGGCCCTCGGTGAGAAACTGTACCTTGACTCAGGCACCCTGACACCGCTGCTCAAACGGCTGGAGTCCGCCGGCCTGGTCGAACGGCGGCGATCCAGCACGGATGAGCGCGTGGTGCAGATCTATCTGACCCAAAAAGGACTGAATTTGAAGAAGAAGGCCTATGCGGTGCCCGAAACACTGTTGTGTCGGAGCGGATTGACCGTAGACCAGTTCATCGGGCTCAAAACCCAATTGACCGCACTGCTCGAACGAATCCGTGCCTTCGATGCCGCCACCAACAGTTGTCTTCCCGAGTAGGAATAATGGCAGCATCCGCTGAGACGCGTGTCCATCCCTGGAAGAGGCCAATCGGGTCGAGATCCCTGCTCAAGACCGACAGGACAGGCCCACGAAAAATTCAACCACACGTGTAGGGTTGATATGCTGCGAATTAAATTTTTCGTGCGACGCCGTTATCGGGCCAAGGGGACATGGGTGGACGGGCCCTACTCCAATATTTGAGCCTGACTGAGCACCTCATAAGGAATGGAGACACCGACTTGCTGGGCTGTTTTGGCGTTGACGATCGCCGTCAACATCTCAAAGGGCAAATGGCTGGAAGGAATTTGAGATACCGGTATTCCTTTCAAGATCTTCGCGGCTTTTTCCACGAGTGCCTTGCCGACCATCTCATAGCTGCTGACAATACCTG is drawn from Desulfatitalea tepidiphila and contains these coding sequences:
- a CDS encoding MarR family winged helix-turn-helix transcriptional regulator gives rise to the protein MENDALLRLDNQLCFVLYACSRGLTKTYRPLLAKLDITYPQYLVMLILWEKDGVSIKALGEKLYLDSGTLTPLLKRLESAGLVERRRSSTDERVVQIYLTQKGLNLKKKAYAVPETLLCRSGLTVDQFIGLKTQLTALLERIRAFDAATNSCLPE